The DNA region ctgggcctgcgcatccggagcctgtgctccgcaacgggagaggccacaacagtgagaggcccgcataccgcaaaaagaaaaaaatatatatatatataatgtgagccaccgatgtgatttaaaattttctagtaggcATGTTgcgaaagtaaaaagaaatgggaaaaatttattttaattatatgtcaCTTAAGATATCTAAAATAccattttaacatgtaatcagtataaaaatatcattcatggatttttttatattctcttttcaTACTAGTTCCTTGCAATtctgtgtgttttacatttacagTACATCTCAATCAATAGAtactaaatttttattggaaactcttgatctgtatttagatttcataaaatttatagTTGGAAGAGCTATTAATACCGAAGCTATTCTAGACATTCTTAAAAGTTTTTCAATGACTGAATCAGTATCAAAACATCATttttcttgggacttccttggtggcacagtggttaagaatccgcctgccaatgcaggggatacgggctcgagccctggtccagaaatatcccacacaccgcagagcagctaagcccatgtgccacaactactgagcctgtgctctagggcctgcgagccacaactgctgagcctgtgtgccacaactactgaagcccacgcacctagagcccgtgctctgcaacaagagaagccatagcaagagaagcccgcgcaccgcaacgaagagtagcccccactcaccactgctagagaaagcccgtgcgcagcaacgaagacccaacgcagcctaaataaataaataaataaacaaaccagcatttttctttaatatccaTATCTATATTGACATAATGGTTTGTCTTTATCAGGAGAATTGATTTGACTTTAAAGCAAAAGCATCAGTTTCAAAATTATGTCTGTCCAAGTTAATAAGTTCACTATTTTGTCATCTCAGCATTATTCACATTGATCTCAAAGGAGCAATGCATAATTGAAAAACAGCTGTGAATTTATCAATATCAACAAAGTATTCTTTGAAGTTTCTCttgtagccacatttcaagtgctcattaCTCACATGTGGCTACTGTATTGTCCCCTTCGGTTCTGAAAGCTTGGTGACAGCAGCTGCCATTGACACTACCAGCTCATACTGCTAGTGTCAGTGTGTGAAACTCTCAGTAGGAGTGCACGGTGTCGTTACCAAGGATCAACGCAGGGTTGTGGCTCCCCCATTTCTGTGCAGGTGTGTGTAACCGCTGTGTGCACCGCTTTGACCATCACTGTGTGTGGGTGAACAACTGCATCGGGGCCTGGAACATCAGGTACTTCCTCTTCTACCTCTTGACGTTGACGGCCTCGGCTGCCACCATGGCTGTGGTGAGCACCGTGTTTCTAGTCCAGCTGGTGATGATGTCGGACTTGTACCTGGAGACTTACGTCAATGACTTTGGACACTTGCAGGTGGTGGACACTGTCTTTGTTATTCAGGTAATTAATATTCAGGTAATTATGttgtgggctgtatgtttctgaCTTCAGGTTTCAAAATTGGAAAAAGGGCATTTGTTTTCTGAGTCAAAACATGAaggcattcctttttttaaaaaattgatacataatttaaaaaaatcaatatataattcacacaccataaaattcacccttttaaagtatacagttcagtggttttaatatattcacagaaccacgtaaccatcaccacaatctaatttcagaacatctcatcatttgcaaaaaaAACTCATatctattagcagtcactccccattccctttTTCCCCAGACCCAGGCAGCCACCagtttactttctgtctttatgggtTTGCCTTTTCTGgtcatttcacataaatggaatcatactatatgtagccttttgagctggtttctttcacttagcataatatgttCAAAGCTCATTCATGCTGTAGCATgaatcagtgcttcattcctttttatggctaaataacaTTCTGTTGTAATCATTTGAGGAACCACCAGACTGATTTCCAAAACATTTGcatcatttacattcccaccagcaatctatgaaggttctaatttctccacattcttaacaatacttgttattatcttttttttttattatagccatatagtgggtatgaagtgatatcttactgtggtttgatttgcatttaccctaatgactaatgatattgagtatcttttcatgtgcttattggccattagtatatcttctttggagaagaaaGTTTAAGGAAGAAGCAGCTCATTTTTATTTGGGTTGTCTTTTATTCTTGTGTTGCAagagttcttttttatattctggaCACTTGactcttatcagatacatgatgtgcaaatattttcttccattccgttggttgtcttttcacttttttggtagttttctttgaagcacagaagttttaaattttgatgttcaatttatttttttctttcgttGCTTTGGCTGTAGTGTCATAGCTAAGAAATCACTGCTTaatccaagatcatgaagatttacacTTAAGTattctttaaagtattttataattttagctcttacatttaggtctttgatcattttgagttttttttttttttttttttttttttttgctgtacgcgggcctctcactgttgtggcctctcccgctgcggagcacaggctccagacgcgcaggcccagcagccacggctcacgggcccagccactccgcggcatgtgggatccccccggactggggcacgaacccgcatcccctgcatcagcaggcgtactctcagccactgtgccacccaccagggaagcccgagttaatttttatatattgtgtttGGTAAGGTTCCAACtttagtcttttctttctttttttttttttttttttttgcggtactcgggcctcactgttgtggcctctcctgttgcggagcacactctcaaccactgcgccaccagggaagccccaactttattctttagtttgtggatatccagttgttccagcatcattcattcattcattcattcatttatatttttggctgcgttgggtcttcgttgctgcacgtgggctttctctatttgcagcaagcgagggctactctttgttgtggtacacgggcttctaattacggtggcttctcgttgcagagcatgggctctaggtgcatgggctcagtagctgtggtgcacgggcttagttgctccacggcatgtgggatcttcccagaccagggctcgaacccgtgtcccctgcattggcaggcagactgttaaccactgtgccaccagggtagtcccccaacatcatttattgaaaagactattctttgcCCATTAATTTACCATAATGTAAAAGTCAAAGCCATTCTTTAAAAACTCATTTGATTGCTAAaagatttctatttcatttattggaAATGGCTTATGAGCAGTCTTTTTTTAGGTAACTGCCTAATTCTCCttgagtgttttttttcttttgtttcaaagaaaagaaaatgagcaagTGGGACGTATTAaatgaatgcaaggttggttcaatatTGGGAAATTGATTAGTATCTTATACAGCATTATTAAGTATTAGGAACAATGATATGATTATTTCTCTAGATGCTGAAAAGCCTGTcaaaaaattcaatacccattatAATAAAAGCACTTAGAAAATAGGAATTGAAGGATAGTGTGTTAATATGATAAAATACACACATAGTCCTAAagcctgcatctttttttttaactcttattttaaaataatgatagatTTACAGGAGGTTACAGGAATCCTGTGCACCCCTAAGCTCCTCTCCCCATGCCAGAATCCCTATGCAAGCACAGCACAAAAGCAAGAAATTGACATTGGCACAGTCCACAGTGCCAGTTATATATGTGTTcgtttgtgttgtgtgtgtagcTCTGTGCAGTTTGTCACGTGTAGCTGTGTGTAATTACCACCACAACTAAGGTGCTCTTCTGTCCCATCACCACAGACTCCCTGTGTTATCCCTGATACCCACATCCTCCTCCCCACATCCCTAATGCCCGGCCACCACTCATCTGTTTTCTATCTCTGTTATTATGTTATTTATTGTGACATACATGGAACCCTACAGTAGCATTTTGTGATTGGTTTTTTTCACTCAGCCCAGTTTCCTTGAGATTCATCCTAGTGGGTGCacgtatcagtagttcattcattCTTACTGCCGTATAGTTTTCCATGGTGAGAATGGATcacagtttgtttaatgagttaaCCTTTGAATGACATTTGGGTAATTTCCAGTGTTTGGCTATCACTAATGAGGCTGCTGTGTGAAAAGAAGTCTTCAGTGTGAttgttgggttgtatggtaagtccgttctaagttttttttttttgtggtacgcgggcctctcactgttgtggcctcgcccgctgcggagcacaggctccagacgcgcaggcccagcagccacggctcacgggcccagccactccgcggcatgtgggatcttcccagaccagggcacgaacccgtgtcccctgcatcggcaggcggactctcaaccactgcgtcagcagggaagccccatttttagttttgaaaagGAGAACCACGCTGTTTTGCAGAGTGCTTGTACCTTTCTACATTCTCCTCCCCAGAGACGGGGGAGTAAgtgttttctctgcatctttgccAGGTTTATCATTATCACTGATTTTCACTTCAGCTGTTCTCAAAGGTATGTCATGATACCTCCTTGTTGTTTTAACCTTGAGTAGTTTTATTCTCAAGTTTTTTCCCAATTATGTAAATTTGTAATCATactgaaaagttaaaagaataacAGAGTGACTACCTATATACCTTCCACCTAGATTttaaaattgttaacattttaatctgttctctttctatgcatgtgtatatatttctCTGTATTATTAGAAATAAGTTGGAGACGATGTTGCTTCACCCCTAAATACCTGAGCATGCATTTTTTCAGAATGTCAACATTCTCATACGTATCTACAATTCTATTATCCCATGTAAGAAAAGTAATAATAAGTCTATATACTCTCTAGTCCATATTCAGATCTCCCCATTGTTTCAGATATATCTTTTATAgctcttttatttccttgaacCAGATTCCATTTTATAGTTATGCATTACATTTGAATATTATGtccttttattctaaaataatgcccctgcttttttttcattaaattgacATTTAGTAGTctagttatcttttaaaatgtcccatgttctagatttttcttttcctaattgtcatgtaatttttctctcttctttataTTAGTGTAAACTGGAAGTTAGTTCTAGAGCCTTGATTAGATTCAAGTTAAATATTTTTGGCAAAAATGCTTCCTAGGTAGGGATGTGTATTTCATAGTGCATCCCATCAGGTGACATAGGAGCAGTGAAGCCCAGGTTGATTCATTGGTTTAAGGAGGTGACCACCAGTTCCCTCCACTCGTGAAGTGCATTTTCCCCTTTGCAATGGGTAATCTTGTGtatatggttttgtttttgtatttaggACTTTCTTTAGGATAGATTTCCAACAACATAAATACTGGGTCAAAGATTGACAACATTTATAAGTCTTTCGATATTTATATATGTTgtcaaattgctttttaaaacctGGGGTTAGAGCAGTGTGTAAGTGTTCCTTTCACTGCATCAGACCAGGCATTGATGATGCCTGGGATGGGAAGTGCTTCTAGTTTGCCAGAATATGGTTTACCCTTTTTTACAAATTACATTTCTTTCATTACGTTTGATTATTTTCCTTGTCTGtcagtcatttgtatatctttttgtgTGAATTCTGCCCTTTGTTTACCTATTTGATATTAGAATAACTTTTGATTTGAGGTCTTTGGATAATAATGATAGTTCATTcttgttatatttgttttctgtttgtgtgtctcattttttgttgtttaaaaagcTTTAGACATTCTTCCTCATCGAATCTGTCTCTTTTCTTTGTAACTTCAGTTAGCAAGTCTCGACCATCAGGAGTTTTGATGGAGTTTTGATAAGTATCTACTTCTTTTCTGCTAACTTTCAAAAATATTGAACTCTTTCAGAATTCTTTGTCTATCATAAAAACGAACTTATAGAAATTCAAGTAGTCCAGAACTtttaggggtggggggaggtgggggaaataaGTGAAGGTAGTTATTCCAATTGaaagatgaataagtcctgggaatgtaacgtacagcatggtgactgtaatgaacaatactgtattgtacatttgaaagttgcCAGGAGAGTAGCTCATAAaagttctcaacacacacacacacacacacacaaattgtaactgtgaggtgacagatgtgttaactaacgttattgtaatcatttcattatataatatatataatcatgttgtatattacatgcACCTTAAACTttcataatgttatatgtcaattatatctctatAAAGCTGGGGCGGgggagaagaaaatttaaaacatcttggacaaaaataaaatataaactgggaattattcccctcccctcccaacaGTTTCATTCTCCAGAGACAACCACTTTTATAGTTTGGTGTACATTTCAGGCTTTTTTGCTGTGTTTATTTATATGGCCATACACTTTCATcgagttagttttgtttttgcacAAATAGGATTCCATTGTGATTTTTGCATTTTGTCTTTCTTGGGCAATATATTACCAACATCTTTTCCAAATTAGTACATACACACTAACCTAATTTAAAGGCTCCTTGTTGTTCGATAGTATGACTATCCCAGAGTTTTACTCTTCCTCCTGGATGGACATTTAACTTGTTTCTTTTGGGAAGAGGGGCTGTTAAAATCAGTGCTACAGTGAATACCCTTGTACGTGTATTTCTGTGGTAATATTGTTTTCAGAGAGAGATTGATCTCTTCTGTCCGTCCGGACTTTATGTTGATGCATGAACTGAGATCTACAttcatttctctgtttattttctgAAGAGCTAACTGGCATCATCTCCTGAGTGtccttccccttttccttcaATGCACACACTTAATTTATCCCATATGAAATTCTTCCTGGGTTGTTTGTCAGTGCTGTTTTTGGTTCTGATTTTGTGTTCAGTGGGTCAGATGTGTATGGAGGTGGGGGAGCTGGGAAGGCAGTTCTGAAGTGTATATGGATGTGACCATGGCCGGTAGTTCCTGACCCCGACTCGTGTCACAGCCCAGCTGCCTAACGTGCTGCTTCTTCTTTGCCCCCAGTACCTGTTCCTGACCTTCCCGAGGATTGTCTTCCTGTTGGGCTTTGTTGTGGTGCTGAGCTTCCTCCTGGGGAGCTACCTGTGCTTCTGTCTGTACCTGGCCGCTACCAACCAGACCACTAACGAGTGGTACAGAGGTGCCCGAGCCTGGTGCCAGCATTGCCCCCACGTGGCCTGGCCCCCATCAGCAGAGCCCCAGGTTTACCGGAACATTCACTCCCGTGGGCTTTGGAGCAACCTTCGTGAGATCTTTCTACCTGCTGTTGCACattatgagagaaagaagaaataagaatggGAAGAGTGTTACTGCCTTTTAAATAtagtatatgtttatttatacatatggatactttctttttaaaaaaatttttatttatttatctggttgcgttgggtcttcgttactgcacgtgggctttctctagttgtgtcaagcggtggcttctcttattgcggagcacgggctctaggcgcgcgggcttcagtagttgcggctcatgggctctagagtgcaggctcagtacttgtggcgcacgggcttagttgctccgtggcatgtgggatcatcccggaccagggctcgaacccgtgtcccctgcactggcaggcggattcttaaccactgcaccaccagggaagtcctggatacTTACTTTCTAAGcattggtttatttcttttttcccggTTTCCGCTGTGTTTATGAATTGGTTCTCAGTAGctaaggaagggaagggaaaactagtgtttactgagtgcctaagCCTTGCCAGGTGCGATGCTAATAAACCCTGGGGCAGAAATACCCCTTGCTCATCCTCTGTTCATTCAGCCGGCTGGAGTGGAGCATCTCTGAAGTCCTGGTGCCAAGGGGCTCAAAGGTGAATTCCCAGAGGTTCCAGTTGACCTTGGTCTCCCACTGGGCTCCTGGACAGGAGGGGCCTTATGGCTGTGTCCCCTGATATGCAGGAGGGTCTCCGTGACTTGAAGTTGTCCCAGCTGCACCCTCTTTAATGTCCTTTCCATCTTTCCCTGGGAAAGACCTTGGCTTTTTTCATCTCCTTGACCACACCAGCATCCTCTCCTAGGCCCACCCTCAGGCCAATATGGACCTTTTACAGAAGGCTCATTCCTGTGGCCTCTGGCCTGCCCTCCACCGGCCTCTTGTGGCCACATTCAAGTCATTTCTGCCGTTTTTAAAATCCCAGGCTAACCCCGCTGTTCATTCATTGCAGAGAGATGAATGCAGAAAAAGGAATTCACAGAAAGTGCTGAGGGTTTTGAGGTTTTGAGGTCTTAGAGGTCAGGCGCAGGAGACCTGATTCCTATGGCCCTCCCAGGCTAGGCGGGGCCCATCTGGAGGGGGCTGGGGAATAGGGACTCGCAGGTAGGCAGGCATCATTTGTCGTCGCAGCCCCGAGTTCAGACTAGATATAACGTTAAAGATGAACGGCTGGGGCCTGAGCCACGGCCCTGCACCACAACCCTATCCTTGGAAAAGCTCCATGAAATCACATGTGTAGGCTTTGAACGCCGCGCAGAGAAAGCAAGGGGAGATCCGGGCGGGCCTTGCGGGGCTGGGGGGCGCGCACAAGACCTAGAGTGCGTTCTCTGGTGTATGTGGCCCCCAGCTCGGCCTCTCGGGACCCGCTCGGCGGGCGCGGGGCCCAGGGGCGGGGTTCAGGGGCGGGGCCCTGCCGCTCCCGCGGGCCAAGCCGCCAGGGGGCGCCCTCAGGGGGCGGGCCCTCGCCACCGCCTGCGCTTGGCCCTTGCGGGCCGCCGTTGCCGCGCTCGGCATCTGCCGCCTTTCGACTCCGCGGCATCGGGTTCCCAGGGATCTTGGTGGTGCCGGAGTCGCACACCCGGGGCGCCCGCTGGCCgccggcggcggcggtggcccCCTGAGCGGGCCCGAACGGGGAGCGGGGAGCGGGCGGGCGCCGCGGCCCTGACCCAGGGCCGGCGGGCGGAGGCCGACTCGCGGCCTCTTTGTCTCGGCAGCGGCGGGCGCGTCCGCGGGGCCCGGGGCGGAAGTCCCGCCGCGCTCCCGGCGCCCCGGCCGCAGAGGTGGCACCATGAGCGACATCCGCCACTCGCTCCTGCGCCGCGACGCGCTCAGCGCCGCCAAGGAGGTGCTGTACCACCTGGACATCTACTTCAGCAGCCAGTTGCAGAGCGCGCCGCTGCCCATCGTGGACAAGGGCCCTGTGGAGCTGCTCGAGGAGTTCGTGTTCCAGGTGCCCAAGGAGCGCGGCGCGCAGCCCAAGGTGCGCCGGGCGTCCGGCTGCCGCGTCCCCGATAAGTAAACTCCGGTTCCTTTTTCCTTCTCGGTGACAAGCGTCGGCCAGACCCCAAACGCTCTTCGGATCGGGGTCTCCGTCCTCGCCCTTGGCCTTGCTCCTTCAGCAGCAGCCAAAATGCCCGTTTTGCGGGGCTTGTGACAACCATGTCTCAATGGTGTTAAAGGAAGAGACTTTAAAGTCCTGTTACCGAGAATCTCAAACCGCTGTAGGTCATCCTGAGCCCCCTAGGGTGATGCATAATGACGTAGAATGGTATTTCTTGAGATTAACAGTAGAGAGTTCTACTCCGTGGGACCCGGGCTTTAGGGAGGTGAAAAGTTCCCTGGTGTAAccagtgttttctgttttctcactgtGTGAAATTAATAGGCTGAATTTCTCATCGCTTCTCCTGGATTTGTTTTACAGAGATTGAATTCACTTCAGGAGCTCCAACTCCTTGAAATCATGTGCAGTTATTTCCAGGAGCAAACCAAGGACTCTGTCCGGCAGATTATTTTCTCATCCCTTTTCAGCCCCCAAGGGAACAAAGCCGATGACAGCCGAATGAGCTTGTTGGGAAAGCTGGTCTCCATGGCAGTGGCTGTGTGTCGAATCCCAGTGTTGGAGTGTGCAGCCTCCTGGCTCCAGGTACGTCTCTAGAGATAGCGTCTCTGAGAGTCTCTGAAGAGGTGTTTTGTGTCAGgaagtttaatttaatttctggAGGGGTATTTTCCACATGTTATCTCCTTGATGTTTCTGCCCTGTATGCTGATACCCCACACCTGTATATACAGGTGATCACCATTCTTGAGAAAACAGTAGTTTGTAACGGTGAATGAAGGCTCCATCTTCAGAATAagtgaaaaatcatttttcttagtTGAAAACAATAAGGTAGGATTTTGAAAACAGCTATGCATGCAGTCTCAAagattggattcttttttttttaaaggtcactaTGTGTCAAACTGTGACAacgtttgcttgttttttatacAGTTAGATCAGTAAACATAGGAGTTGTTCCAGGGTGCCATTTCAAAGCTGATGGCTCTTCTAATGGATATGGACATAGGAGCCTTCTATAgtgtttttaaatagctttaaaaaaaaaaaaaaaagtattttcgtAGTAGACTTCGTGTTAGATAGTTTTTTGGAAGATCTGTTTTGCTCTTTTGTTACTCAGAGTTGTTGAAAAATTCATAATCCACTTACAGTAATTATTAACTCAAATTTTTGATTAACATGATCCTCAGCTAATCTAACAAAATTCACTACATTCAGTTTTTCAAACCTGCTTCATTCCCAAAGACTTGACATCATTTGggcttttttcaatttatttaaatgtttttcctgtgatcttatttatctttaaaatttggctagtaaaaatatattttgttctttgtgaTACACAGGTAAATCTCAAGGG from Mesoplodon densirostris isolate mMesDen1 chromosome 16, mMesDen1 primary haplotype, whole genome shotgun sequence includes:
- the ZDHHC4 gene encoding palmitoyltransferase ZDHHC4 isoform X3, yielding MDFLVLFLFYLAFVLIGVVTICICSNTHCLKGLVSRGAQVLVAAHRIFVEIISYIIPECLRRAMLRWLHYLFHTRNHTFVILHLILEGMVYTEYTWEIFGLCQELEFSLNYLFLPYLLLIVNLVFFALSCETNPGTITKANELLFLQVYEFDEGMFPKNVRCSTCDLRKPARSKHCSVCNRCVHRFDHHCVWVNNCIGAWNIRYFLFYLLTLTASAATMAVVSTVFLVQLVMMSDLYLETYVNDFGHLQVVDTVFVIQYLFLTFPRIVFLLGFVVVLSFLLGSYLCFCLYLAATNQTTNEWYRGARAWCQHCPHVAWPPSAEPQVYRNIHSRGLWSNLREIFLPAVAHYERKKK